The Coffea arabica cultivar ET-39 chromosome 4e, Coffea Arabica ET-39 HiFi, whole genome shotgun sequence genome includes a window with the following:
- the LOC113742576 gene encoding SUPPRESSOR OF ABI3-5-like isoform X2 yields MDHGRYGLHQGWENNSALEGYGPVNEPNFRVGGSYDERRFVDERFSRDSVYSRSAFHRDVLERENYPPPSVGLWHQTRKRAYEDEYPLERDSRRHEKAYADPYDMDSRNTDHYHDHGFDRPSRYGGRDRDDYMYDDYDYRTRVPHQSRENSRERDYDYGRHSYDSDYERGSRRDGNWRRHNSRDRERDKRDLSRERDQSPYKKHERSRSRSHGRDDRPRSRSPRGRSHGRSHREESYDDSRYERSERRRDRDDKHHYSVAPSATVVVKGLSQKTTEEDLYQILAEWGPLRHVRVIKERNSGISRGFAFIDFPAVGAAQAMMDKLGDDGLVVDGRKLFFEYSKPTGGSSGPLGFENSSRSGHGNYRSVTIPSDWMCTICGCVNFARRTSCFQCNEPRTDDAPPADMASSNPTPLGKRGEAGPTHVLVVRGLDENADEEMLRYEFSKHAPIKDLRLVRDKFTHVSRGFAFVHFYSVEDATKALEATNGTTLEKNGQILRVAYAKSILGPGSGASGASQSSSLAAAAIEAATFAQQYDAVGWAPKEYNPDDKQSAGGGGQEQDGGVAGQTNAPAPQSGFVWDEASGYYYDAASGFYYDGNSGLYYDGNNGIWYSYDNQTQQYVPCNNQNDATAEKQSEASKTSEGSSNRKVVISAPAATITANEKAASLPDAIQAAASAAIAAEKKEKEKSKEIRLASKSSILANKKKMNNVLTMWKQRSNEGQAPRVALDENLPSALSEDRAGSVGSSAKNRFKAEPVITKENATTTSGFVVNSGIQTDGESEDRPRSVSSSSGGTLKGVIRGSGMGVIKSDTLYTGSSGTSLTPLQAVASTAVSSQLTNIDASSTPTPFRTDASALGSYASAVPAVSGKRRFSEMPQQTPLLNKEQTTYRDRAAERRSLYGSSSSLGEDLSQLGAGDSNRDSTLRRGALDSMPFPPGVGGGRGATDGSSQSYDVITADRALDENNVGNRMLRSMGWNEGSGLGRDGSGMVEPVQTQAMDGRAGLGSQPKKVDPILEVQAGDSYRTLIQKKAIARFREMSYREGN; encoded by the exons ATGGATCATGGTCGCTATGGTCTTCATCAAGGATGGGAAAATAACAGC GCTTTGGAGGGTTATGGTCCAGTAAATGAGCCAAACTTTCG GGTTGGTGGTTCTTATGATGAGAGGAGGTTTGTAGATGAAAGATTTTCAAGGGACAGTGTTTATTCAAGGAGTGCCTTCCACCGGGATGTATTGGAAAGGGAGAATTATCCACCACCGTCTGTTGGTCTCTGGCATCAAACAAGGAAGAGAGCCTATGAAGATGAGTATCCCCTTGAGAGGGATTCTAGGAGGCATGAAAAGGCATATGCTGATCCATACGATATGGATTCTCGTAACACTGACCACTACCATGATCATGGGTTTGACAGGCCTTCTCGGTATGGTGGACGTGATCGTGATGATTACATGTATGATGATTATGATTACAGAACTCGTGTTCCCCACCAAAGCAGGGAAAATAGCCGAGAGCGAGATTATGATTATGGTAGGCACAGTTATGATTCTGATTATGAGCGAGGAAGTAGGAGAGATGGTAATTGGCGAAGGCACAATTCCCGTGACCGTGAGCGTGATAAAAGAGATTTGAGTCGTGAAAGGGATCAGAGTCCATACAAGAAGCATGAGCGTTCTCGCTCTAGGTCTCATGGTCGGGATGATCGGCCAAGGTCACGATCTCCTCGGGGTCGAAGTCATGGTCGAAGTCATAGGGAGGAGAGTTATGATGATAGTCGATATGAGAGAAGTGAGAGGCGGAGGGATCGTGATGATAAACACCACTATTCTGTG GCTCCATCAGCTACTGTAGTTGTCAAGGGTCTCTCTCAGAAGACAACGGAGGAAGATTTGTACCAGATTCTT GCTGAATGGGGACCTCTTCGCCATGTCCGTGTGATCAAAGAACGAAATTCTGGCATCTCTCGTGGATTTGCTTTTATAGACTTCCCTGCTGTG GGTGCTGCACAAGCGATGATGGACAAGCTTGGAGATGATGGCCTTGTTGTGGATGGTAGAAAGCTTTTCTTTGAGTACAG TAAACCAACAGGGGGATCAAGTGGTCCTCTTGGATTTGAAAATTCATCAAGGTCAGGTCATGGTAACTACCGGAGTGTAACAATACCATCTGACTGGATGTGCACCATCTGTGGCTGTGTCAATTTTGCACGCCGAACATCCTGCTTTCAG TGTAATGAACCAAGAACAGATGATGCACCCCCAGCTGATATGGCATCATCAAATCCCACTCCTCTTGGCAAAAGAGGTGAAGCAG GCCCTACCCATGTTTTGGTTGTCCGGGGATTGGATGAAAATGCTGATGAGGAAATGCTTCGTTATGAATTTTCAAAGCATGCTCCTATAAAG GATCTCCGACTTGTGAGGGACAAATTTACACATGTTTCTAGGGGATTTGCTTTTGTGCATTTTTATTCT GTTGAGGATGCTACCAAGGCCCTTGAGGCAACAAACGGTACTACTCTAGAGAAGAATGGGCAAATTCTTCGAGTTGCATATGCCAAAAGTATTCTAGGACCTGGATCAGGTGCATCTGGTGCTTCTCAATCCAGTAGTCTTGCTGCTGCTGCAATTGAAGCAGCAACTTTTGCCCAACAG TATGATGCAGTTGGATGGGCCCCAAAAGAATACAATCCTGATGATAAACAATCTGCTGGTGGTGGTGGGCAAGAGCAAGATGGTGGAGTTGCAGGTCAAACTAATGCACCAGCACCGCAATCTGGTTTCGTGTGGGATGAAGCTTCTGGTTACTATTATGATGCTGCCTCTGGATTCTATTATGATGGGAATTCGG GACTGTACTATGATGGTAATAATGGGATCTGGTATTCATACGATAATCAGACTCAGCAATATGTACCTTGTAATAATCAGAATGATGCAACAGCTGAAAAGCAAAGCGAAGCTTCCAAGACCTCTGAGGGTTCAAGTAATAGAAAAGTAGTAATATCTGCACCAGCAGCCACGATAACAGCAAATGAGAAGGCTGCTTCTCTTCCTGATGCTATCCAGGCTGCTGCCAGTGCTGCAATAGCTgcagagaagaaagagaaagagaaatcTAAAGAAATAAGGCTTGCTTCAAAGAGCAGTATACTGGCTAACAAGAAGAAGATGAATAATGTGTTGACAATGTGGAAACAAAGGAGTAACGAAGGTCAAGCTCCACGTGTGGCTCTCGATGAGAACCTGCCTTCTGCATTATCAGAAGATAGAGCAGGCTCAGTTGGGTCATCTGCAAAGAATAGATTCAAAGCTGAGCCTGTTATTACCAAGGAGAATGCTACAACCACTTCAGGATTTGTCGTAAACTCTGGAATTCAAACTGATGGGGAATCTGAGGATAGGCCGCGGTCTGTCAGCAGCAGCTCTGGTGGAACCCTAAAAGGGGTGATTAGGGGCTCTGGGATGGGTGTTATCAAGTCTGATACTCTGTATACAGGATCTTCAGGGACTTCTTTGACGCCTTTGCAAGCTGTTGCATCTACTGCAGTTTCATCTCAATTAACAAACATAGATGCTTCTTCGACTCCCACACCCTTTAGAACAGATGCATCAGCATTGGGTTCTTATGCATCAGCGGTCCCTGCTGTAAGTGGTAAAAGAAGGTTCTCGGAGATGCCACAACAAACTCCTCTTCTGAATAAGGAACAGACTACATATAGGGATCGTGCGGCTGAGCGCAGGAGCTTGTATGGTTCATCTTCTTCACTTGGAGAAGATCTTTCACAACTTGGGGCTGGGGATTCGA ATCGAGACTCAACGCTAAGAAGGGGTGCTTTAGATTCAATGCCATTTCCCCCTGGTGTTGGGGGCGGACGTGGTGCAACAGATGGTAGTAGTCAGAGTTATGATGTGATAACAGCTGACAGGGCACTTGATGAGAACAATGTTGGGAACCGTATGCTTCGCAGCATGGGCTGGAATGAAGGCTCG GGTCtcggaagggatgggagtggtATGGTGGAGCCTGTTCAAACACAAGCGATGGATGGTAGAGCAGGACTTGGAAGTCAGCCTAAGAAGGTCGATCCAATCCTTGAAGTGCAGGCTGGAGATAGCTACAGAACTCTGATTCAAAAGAAGGCAATTGCTAGGTTCCGCGAGATGTCTTATCGAGAAGGGAATTAA
- the LOC113742576 gene encoding SUPPRESSOR OF ABI3-5-like isoform X1 has product MDHGRYGLHQGWENNSALEGYGPVNEPNFRVGGSYDERRFVDERFSRDSVYSRSAFHRDVLERENYPPPSVGLWHQTRKRAYEDEYPLERDSRRHEKAYADPYDMDSRNTDHYHDHGFDRPSRYGGRDRDDYMYDDYDYRTRVPHQSRENSRERDYDYGRHSYDSDYERGSRRDGNWRRHNSRDRERDKRDLSRERDQSPYKKHERSRSRSHGRDDRPRSRSPRGRSHGRSHREESYDDSRYERSERRRDRDDKHHYSVAPSATVVVKGLSQKTTEEDLYQILAEWGPLRHVRVIKERNSGISRGFAFIDFPAVGAAQAMMDKLGDDGLVVDGRKLFFEYSSKPTGGSSGPLGFENSSRSGHGNYRSVTIPSDWMCTICGCVNFARRTSCFQCNEPRTDDAPPADMASSNPTPLGKRGEAGPTHVLVVRGLDENADEEMLRYEFSKHAPIKDLRLVRDKFTHVSRGFAFVHFYSVEDATKALEATNGTTLEKNGQILRVAYAKSILGPGSGASGASQSSSLAAAAIEAATFAQQYDAVGWAPKEYNPDDKQSAGGGGQEQDGGVAGQTNAPAPQSGFVWDEASGYYYDAASGFYYDGNSGLYYDGNNGIWYSYDNQTQQYVPCNNQNDATAEKQSEASKTSEGSSNRKVVISAPAATITANEKAASLPDAIQAAASAAIAAEKKEKEKSKEIRLASKSSILANKKKMNNVLTMWKQRSNEGQAPRVALDENLPSALSEDRAGSVGSSAKNRFKAEPVITKENATTTSGFVVNSGIQTDGESEDRPRSVSSSSGGTLKGVIRGSGMGVIKSDTLYTGSSGTSLTPLQAVASTAVSSQLTNIDASSTPTPFRTDASALGSYASAVPAVSGKRRFSEMPQQTPLLNKEQTTYRDRAAERRSLYGSSSSLGEDLSQLGAGDSNRDSTLRRGALDSMPFPPGVGGGRGATDGSSQSYDVITADRALDENNVGNRMLRSMGWNEGSGLGRDGSGMVEPVQTQAMDGRAGLGSQPKKVDPILEVQAGDSYRTLIQKKAIARFREMSYREGN; this is encoded by the exons ATGGATCATGGTCGCTATGGTCTTCATCAAGGATGGGAAAATAACAGC GCTTTGGAGGGTTATGGTCCAGTAAATGAGCCAAACTTTCG GGTTGGTGGTTCTTATGATGAGAGGAGGTTTGTAGATGAAAGATTTTCAAGGGACAGTGTTTATTCAAGGAGTGCCTTCCACCGGGATGTATTGGAAAGGGAGAATTATCCACCACCGTCTGTTGGTCTCTGGCATCAAACAAGGAAGAGAGCCTATGAAGATGAGTATCCCCTTGAGAGGGATTCTAGGAGGCATGAAAAGGCATATGCTGATCCATACGATATGGATTCTCGTAACACTGACCACTACCATGATCATGGGTTTGACAGGCCTTCTCGGTATGGTGGACGTGATCGTGATGATTACATGTATGATGATTATGATTACAGAACTCGTGTTCCCCACCAAAGCAGGGAAAATAGCCGAGAGCGAGATTATGATTATGGTAGGCACAGTTATGATTCTGATTATGAGCGAGGAAGTAGGAGAGATGGTAATTGGCGAAGGCACAATTCCCGTGACCGTGAGCGTGATAAAAGAGATTTGAGTCGTGAAAGGGATCAGAGTCCATACAAGAAGCATGAGCGTTCTCGCTCTAGGTCTCATGGTCGGGATGATCGGCCAAGGTCACGATCTCCTCGGGGTCGAAGTCATGGTCGAAGTCATAGGGAGGAGAGTTATGATGATAGTCGATATGAGAGAAGTGAGAGGCGGAGGGATCGTGATGATAAACACCACTATTCTGTG GCTCCATCAGCTACTGTAGTTGTCAAGGGTCTCTCTCAGAAGACAACGGAGGAAGATTTGTACCAGATTCTT GCTGAATGGGGACCTCTTCGCCATGTCCGTGTGATCAAAGAACGAAATTCTGGCATCTCTCGTGGATTTGCTTTTATAGACTTCCCTGCTGTG GGTGCTGCACAAGCGATGATGGACAAGCTTGGAGATGATGGCCTTGTTGTGGATGGTAGAAAGCTTTTCTTTGAGTACAG TAGTAAACCAACAGGGGGATCAAGTGGTCCTCTTGGATTTGAAAATTCATCAAGGTCAGGTCATGGTAACTACCGGAGTGTAACAATACCATCTGACTGGATGTGCACCATCTGTGGCTGTGTCAATTTTGCACGCCGAACATCCTGCTTTCAG TGTAATGAACCAAGAACAGATGATGCACCCCCAGCTGATATGGCATCATCAAATCCCACTCCTCTTGGCAAAAGAGGTGAAGCAG GCCCTACCCATGTTTTGGTTGTCCGGGGATTGGATGAAAATGCTGATGAGGAAATGCTTCGTTATGAATTTTCAAAGCATGCTCCTATAAAG GATCTCCGACTTGTGAGGGACAAATTTACACATGTTTCTAGGGGATTTGCTTTTGTGCATTTTTATTCT GTTGAGGATGCTACCAAGGCCCTTGAGGCAACAAACGGTACTACTCTAGAGAAGAATGGGCAAATTCTTCGAGTTGCATATGCCAAAAGTATTCTAGGACCTGGATCAGGTGCATCTGGTGCTTCTCAATCCAGTAGTCTTGCTGCTGCTGCAATTGAAGCAGCAACTTTTGCCCAACAG TATGATGCAGTTGGATGGGCCCCAAAAGAATACAATCCTGATGATAAACAATCTGCTGGTGGTGGTGGGCAAGAGCAAGATGGTGGAGTTGCAGGTCAAACTAATGCACCAGCACCGCAATCTGGTTTCGTGTGGGATGAAGCTTCTGGTTACTATTATGATGCTGCCTCTGGATTCTATTATGATGGGAATTCGG GACTGTACTATGATGGTAATAATGGGATCTGGTATTCATACGATAATCAGACTCAGCAATATGTACCTTGTAATAATCAGAATGATGCAACAGCTGAAAAGCAAAGCGAAGCTTCCAAGACCTCTGAGGGTTCAAGTAATAGAAAAGTAGTAATATCTGCACCAGCAGCCACGATAACAGCAAATGAGAAGGCTGCTTCTCTTCCTGATGCTATCCAGGCTGCTGCCAGTGCTGCAATAGCTgcagagaagaaagagaaagagaaatcTAAAGAAATAAGGCTTGCTTCAAAGAGCAGTATACTGGCTAACAAGAAGAAGATGAATAATGTGTTGACAATGTGGAAACAAAGGAGTAACGAAGGTCAAGCTCCACGTGTGGCTCTCGATGAGAACCTGCCTTCTGCATTATCAGAAGATAGAGCAGGCTCAGTTGGGTCATCTGCAAAGAATAGATTCAAAGCTGAGCCTGTTATTACCAAGGAGAATGCTACAACCACTTCAGGATTTGTCGTAAACTCTGGAATTCAAACTGATGGGGAATCTGAGGATAGGCCGCGGTCTGTCAGCAGCAGCTCTGGTGGAACCCTAAAAGGGGTGATTAGGGGCTCTGGGATGGGTGTTATCAAGTCTGATACTCTGTATACAGGATCTTCAGGGACTTCTTTGACGCCTTTGCAAGCTGTTGCATCTACTGCAGTTTCATCTCAATTAACAAACATAGATGCTTCTTCGACTCCCACACCCTTTAGAACAGATGCATCAGCATTGGGTTCTTATGCATCAGCGGTCCCTGCTGTAAGTGGTAAAAGAAGGTTCTCGGAGATGCCACAACAAACTCCTCTTCTGAATAAGGAACAGACTACATATAGGGATCGTGCGGCTGAGCGCAGGAGCTTGTATGGTTCATCTTCTTCACTTGGAGAAGATCTTTCACAACTTGGGGCTGGGGATTCGA ATCGAGACTCAACGCTAAGAAGGGGTGCTTTAGATTCAATGCCATTTCCCCCTGGTGTTGGGGGCGGACGTGGTGCAACAGATGGTAGTAGTCAGAGTTATGATGTGATAACAGCTGACAGGGCACTTGATGAGAACAATGTTGGGAACCGTATGCTTCGCAGCATGGGCTGGAATGAAGGCTCG GGTCtcggaagggatgggagtggtATGGTGGAGCCTGTTCAAACACAAGCGATGGATGGTAGAGCAGGACTTGGAAGTCAGCCTAAGAAGGTCGATCCAATCCTTGAAGTGCAGGCTGGAGATAGCTACAGAACTCTGATTCAAAAGAAGGCAATTGCTAGGTTCCGCGAGATGTCTTATCGAGAAGGGAATTAA
- the LOC113742576 gene encoding SUPPRESSOR OF ABI3-5-like isoform X4, translated as MDHGRYGLHQGWENNSALEGYGPVNEPNFRVGGSYDERRFVDERFSRDSVYSRSAFHRDVLERENYPPPSVGLWHQTRKRAYEDEYPLERDSRRHEKAYADPYDMDSRNTDHYHDHGFDRPSRYGGRDRDDYMYDDYDYRTRVPHQSRENSRERDYDYGRHSYDSDYERGSRRDGNWRRHNSRDRERDKRDLSRERDQSPYKKHERSRSRSHGRDDRPRSRSPRGRSHGRSHREESYDDSRYERSERRRDRDDKHHYSVAPSATVVVKGLSQKTTEEDLYQILAEWGPLRHVRVIKERNSGISRGFAFIDFPAVGAAQAMMDKLGDDGLVVDGRKLFFEYSSKPTGGSSGPLGFENSSRSGHGNYRSVTIPSDWMCTICGCVNFARRTSCFQCNEPRTDDAPPADMASSNPTPLGKRGEAGPTHVLVVRGLDENADEEMLRYEFSKHAPIKDLRLVRDKFTHVSRGFAFVHFYSVEDATKALEATNGTTLEKNGQILRVAYAKSILGPGSGASGASQSSSLAAAAIEAATFAQQYDAVGWAPKEYNPDDKQSAGGGGQEQDGGVAGQTNAPAPQSGFVWDEASGYYYDAASGFYYDGNSGLYYDGNNGIWYSYDNQTQQYVPCNNQNDATAEKQSEASKTSEGSSNRKVVISAPAATITANEKAASLPDAIQAAASAAIAAEKKEKEKSKEIRLASKSSILANKKKMNNVLTMWKQRSNEGQAPRVALDENLPSALSEDRAGSVGSSAKNRFKAEPVITKENATTTSGFVVNSGIQTDGESEDRPRSVSSSSGGTLKGVIRGSGMGVIKSDTLYTGSSGTSLTPLQAVASTAVSSQLTNIDASSTPTPFRTDASALGSYASAVPAVSGKRRFSEMPQQTPLLNKEQTTYRDRAAERRSLYGSSSSLGEDLSQLGAGDSNRDSTLRRGALDSMPFPPGVGGGRGATDGSSQSYDVITADRALDENNVGNRMLRSMGWNEGSVGYLPVFRDLT; from the exons ATGGATCATGGTCGCTATGGTCTTCATCAAGGATGGGAAAATAACAGC GCTTTGGAGGGTTATGGTCCAGTAAATGAGCCAAACTTTCG GGTTGGTGGTTCTTATGATGAGAGGAGGTTTGTAGATGAAAGATTTTCAAGGGACAGTGTTTATTCAAGGAGTGCCTTCCACCGGGATGTATTGGAAAGGGAGAATTATCCACCACCGTCTGTTGGTCTCTGGCATCAAACAAGGAAGAGAGCCTATGAAGATGAGTATCCCCTTGAGAGGGATTCTAGGAGGCATGAAAAGGCATATGCTGATCCATACGATATGGATTCTCGTAACACTGACCACTACCATGATCATGGGTTTGACAGGCCTTCTCGGTATGGTGGACGTGATCGTGATGATTACATGTATGATGATTATGATTACAGAACTCGTGTTCCCCACCAAAGCAGGGAAAATAGCCGAGAGCGAGATTATGATTATGGTAGGCACAGTTATGATTCTGATTATGAGCGAGGAAGTAGGAGAGATGGTAATTGGCGAAGGCACAATTCCCGTGACCGTGAGCGTGATAAAAGAGATTTGAGTCGTGAAAGGGATCAGAGTCCATACAAGAAGCATGAGCGTTCTCGCTCTAGGTCTCATGGTCGGGATGATCGGCCAAGGTCACGATCTCCTCGGGGTCGAAGTCATGGTCGAAGTCATAGGGAGGAGAGTTATGATGATAGTCGATATGAGAGAAGTGAGAGGCGGAGGGATCGTGATGATAAACACCACTATTCTGTG GCTCCATCAGCTACTGTAGTTGTCAAGGGTCTCTCTCAGAAGACAACGGAGGAAGATTTGTACCAGATTCTT GCTGAATGGGGACCTCTTCGCCATGTCCGTGTGATCAAAGAACGAAATTCTGGCATCTCTCGTGGATTTGCTTTTATAGACTTCCCTGCTGTG GGTGCTGCACAAGCGATGATGGACAAGCTTGGAGATGATGGCCTTGTTGTGGATGGTAGAAAGCTTTTCTTTGAGTACAG TAGTAAACCAACAGGGGGATCAAGTGGTCCTCTTGGATTTGAAAATTCATCAAGGTCAGGTCATGGTAACTACCGGAGTGTAACAATACCATCTGACTGGATGTGCACCATCTGTGGCTGTGTCAATTTTGCACGCCGAACATCCTGCTTTCAG TGTAATGAACCAAGAACAGATGATGCACCCCCAGCTGATATGGCATCATCAAATCCCACTCCTCTTGGCAAAAGAGGTGAAGCAG GCCCTACCCATGTTTTGGTTGTCCGGGGATTGGATGAAAATGCTGATGAGGAAATGCTTCGTTATGAATTTTCAAAGCATGCTCCTATAAAG GATCTCCGACTTGTGAGGGACAAATTTACACATGTTTCTAGGGGATTTGCTTTTGTGCATTTTTATTCT GTTGAGGATGCTACCAAGGCCCTTGAGGCAACAAACGGTACTACTCTAGAGAAGAATGGGCAAATTCTTCGAGTTGCATATGCCAAAAGTATTCTAGGACCTGGATCAGGTGCATCTGGTGCTTCTCAATCCAGTAGTCTTGCTGCTGCTGCAATTGAAGCAGCAACTTTTGCCCAACAG TATGATGCAGTTGGATGGGCCCCAAAAGAATACAATCCTGATGATAAACAATCTGCTGGTGGTGGTGGGCAAGAGCAAGATGGTGGAGTTGCAGGTCAAACTAATGCACCAGCACCGCAATCTGGTTTCGTGTGGGATGAAGCTTCTGGTTACTATTATGATGCTGCCTCTGGATTCTATTATGATGGGAATTCGG GACTGTACTATGATGGTAATAATGGGATCTGGTATTCATACGATAATCAGACTCAGCAATATGTACCTTGTAATAATCAGAATGATGCAACAGCTGAAAAGCAAAGCGAAGCTTCCAAGACCTCTGAGGGTTCAAGTAATAGAAAAGTAGTAATATCTGCACCAGCAGCCACGATAACAGCAAATGAGAAGGCTGCTTCTCTTCCTGATGCTATCCAGGCTGCTGCCAGTGCTGCAATAGCTgcagagaagaaagagaaagagaaatcTAAAGAAATAAGGCTTGCTTCAAAGAGCAGTATACTGGCTAACAAGAAGAAGATGAATAATGTGTTGACAATGTGGAAACAAAGGAGTAACGAAGGTCAAGCTCCACGTGTGGCTCTCGATGAGAACCTGCCTTCTGCATTATCAGAAGATAGAGCAGGCTCAGTTGGGTCATCTGCAAAGAATAGATTCAAAGCTGAGCCTGTTATTACCAAGGAGAATGCTACAACCACTTCAGGATTTGTCGTAAACTCTGGAATTCAAACTGATGGGGAATCTGAGGATAGGCCGCGGTCTGTCAGCAGCAGCTCTGGTGGAACCCTAAAAGGGGTGATTAGGGGCTCTGGGATGGGTGTTATCAAGTCTGATACTCTGTATACAGGATCTTCAGGGACTTCTTTGACGCCTTTGCAAGCTGTTGCATCTACTGCAGTTTCATCTCAATTAACAAACATAGATGCTTCTTCGACTCCCACACCCTTTAGAACAGATGCATCAGCATTGGGTTCTTATGCATCAGCGGTCCCTGCTGTAAGTGGTAAAAGAAGGTTCTCGGAGATGCCACAACAAACTCCTCTTCTGAATAAGGAACAGACTACATATAGGGATCGTGCGGCTGAGCGCAGGAGCTTGTATGGTTCATCTTCTTCACTTGGAGAAGATCTTTCACAACTTGGGGCTGGGGATTCGA ATCGAGACTCAACGCTAAGAAGGGGTGCTTTAGATTCAATGCCATTTCCCCCTGGTGTTGGGGGCGGACGTGGTGCAACAGATGGTAGTAGTCAGAGTTATGATGTGATAACAGCTGACAGGGCACTTGATGAGAACAATGTTGGGAACCGTATGCTTCGCAGCATGGGCTGGAATGAAGGCTCG GTTGGCTATTTACCTGTGTTCAGGGATCTGACTTAA